A DNA window from bacterium contains the following coding sequences:
- a CDS encoding methyltransferase — GDRNSPDDWRELGAKNAAERAHEHVKEVMRTHFPTHVSRAQDEWIRSRLPIALPVEEVTGLGTRW; from the coding sequence TCGGCGATCGCAACAGCCCCGACGACTGGCGCGAACTCGGCGCCAAGAACGCGGCCGAACGGGCCCACGAGCACGTCAAGGAGGTCATGCGCACCCACTTCCCCACCCACGTCAGCCGCGCCCAGGACGAGTGGATCCGCTCCCGCCTCCCGATCGCCCTCCCCGTCGAAGAGGTAACCGGCCTGGGAACCCGCTGGTAG